A region of Rhinoderma darwinii isolate aRhiDar2 unplaced genomic scaffold, aRhiDar2.hap1 Scaffold_105, whole genome shotgun sequence DNA encodes the following proteins:
- the LOC142698908 gene encoding phosphatidylinositol polyphosphate 5-phosphatase type IV-like isoform X1 — protein MPFWRKTKKYHVSQIPDKGNLMKEIPTMEEPNISLQKFSIIKDMADEKCSDPSHSKPCDIGSKNTKKSAIRSLGSSAVIGAKELDRCFPNRRLRLYVATWNMEGKEFPQNLEDLLLPSDDTKDIYVIGVQEGCPNRREWEIKLQETLGPHYVLYHSSGLGVLYLTIFIRRELIWFCSEVEHTHVTTRLFHHVKTKGALGVAFTVFGTSFLFINSHMRFGAVYKRIQDYKTITEGLRLPQIIPERINSNALDVTSRFDRVFWFGDLNFQLKEDRKNVESLLKNIKGRDMSSLLKHEHLNEAKNNGSIFVGFKEHTIEFLPTYKFDIGTDTYDTSEKQRIPSYTDRVLFKSQYEGDVRVLRYDSCPVLKTSDHRPVFGIFEVKLRPGSDDIPLAGGSFDRKIYLKGIRRLGQKK, from the exons atgcccttttggagaaaaacaaaaaaatatcatgtctctcagattcctgataaaggaaatctgatgaaagagataccaacAATGGaagagcctaacatctcgctccagaagttttctatcatcaaagatatggcagacgaaaaatgcagcgatccaagtcacagcaaaccttgtgacattggctcaaagaacaccaagaagagcgcaatcaggagcttgggcagcagcgctgtgattggcgctaaagaactggatcgctgtttcccaaatagacggctgagattatacgttgccacctggaatatggaggggaag gagttcccacaaaatctagaggatctgctgttgccatcagatgacaccaaagacatttatgtaattggcgttcaggaaggatgtccaaacag acgggaatgggagataaaattacaagagACCCTTGGTCCGCACTACGTGCTATACCActcatccgggctcggagtcttgtatctcaccatctttattcgacgggagctgatctggttctgctcag aggtagagcacacccatgtaacaaccaggctattccaccatgtaaaAACCAAAGGAgctttgggtgttgccttcactgtctttgggacatcattcctgtttattaattcccatatgagat ttggggcagtctacaagaggatccaggactataaaactatcaccgagggtctccgtctgcctcaaattattccggaaagaataaactccaatgcct tggacgtcaccagccgctttgatcgagttttttggtttggggacctcaattttcaactaaaagaggacagaaaaaacgtggaatctcttctgaaaaatattaaaggaagagatatgtccagtctcctcaaacacgaacatctgaatgaagccaagaacaacg ggtccatatttgtagggtttaaggagcacaccattgaattccttcctacatacaagttcgacattggcacagacacctacgatacatcagaaaagcagagaattccatcatatacg gacagggtgttgtttaagagccaatacgagggagatgtgcgagtcctgagatacgactcatgccctgttttgaagacctcagaccaccgacccgtttttggcatctttgaagtaaagctcagacctggttcagatga catcccattggctggtggaagctttgaccgcaagatctatttgaagggcattaggaggttaggacaaaaaaagtag
- the LOC142698908 gene encoding phosphatidylinositol polyphosphate 5-phosphatase type IV-like isoform X2: protein MPFWRKTKKYHVSQIPDKGNLMKEIPTMEEPNISLQKFSIIKDMADEKCSDPSHSKPCDIGSKNTKKSAIRSLGSSAVIGAKELDRCFPNRRLRLYVATWNMEGKEFPQNLEDLLLPSDDTKDIYVIGVQEGCPNRREWEIKLQETLGPHYVLYHSSGLGVLYLTIFIRRELIWFCSEVEHTHVTTRLFHHVKTKGALGVAFTVFGTSFLFINSHMRFGAVYKRIQDYKTITEGLRLPQIIPERINSNALDVTSRFDRVFWFGDLNFQLKEDRKNVESLLKNIKGRDMSSLLKHEHLNEAKNNGSIFVGFKEHTIEFLPTYKFDIGTDTYDTSEKQRIPSYTDRVLFKSQYEGDVRVLRYDSCPVLKTSDHRPVFGIFEVKLRPGSDDIFLIPASHWLVEALTARSI, encoded by the exons atgcccttttggagaaaaacaaaaaaatatcatgtctctcagattcctgataaaggaaatctgatgaaagagataccaacAATGGaagagcctaacatctcgctccagaagttttctatcatcaaagatatggcagacgaaaaatgcagcgatccaagtcacagcaaaccttgtgacattggctcaaagaacaccaagaagagcgcaatcaggagcttgggcagcagcgctgtgattggcgctaaagaactggatcgctgtttcccaaatagacggctgagattatacgttgccacctggaatatggaggggaag gagttcccacaaaatctagaggatctgctgttgccatcagatgacaccaaagacatttatgtaattggcgttcaggaaggatgtccaaacag acgggaatgggagataaaattacaagagACCCTTGGTCCGCACTACGTGCTATACCActcatccgggctcggagtcttgtatctcaccatctttattcgacgggagctgatctggttctgctcag aggtagagcacacccatgtaacaaccaggctattccaccatgtaaaAACCAAAGGAgctttgggtgttgccttcactgtctttgggacatcattcctgtttattaattcccatatgagat ttggggcagtctacaagaggatccaggactataaaactatcaccgagggtctccgtctgcctcaaattattccggaaagaataaactccaatgcct tggacgtcaccagccgctttgatcgagttttttggtttggggacctcaattttcaactaaaagaggacagaaaaaacgtggaatctcttctgaaaaatattaaaggaagagatatgtccagtctcctcaaacacgaacatctgaatgaagccaagaacaacg ggtccatatttgtagggtttaaggagcacaccattgaattccttcctacatacaagttcgacattggcacagacacctacgatacatcagaaaagcagagaattccatcatatacg gacagggtgttgtttaagagccaatacgagggagatgtgcgagtcctgagatacgactcatgccctgttttgaagacctcagaccaccgacccgtttttggcatctttgaagtaaagctcagacctggttcagatga tatatttctcattccagcatcccattggctggtggaagctttgaccgcaagatctatttga